The genome window ttggcaggtggattcttaacgaatgtgccacctaggaagcccagaaatacaTACATTTCTAGATGAATATCCATAAAACTGATAACTGTTTAATTGTGGAAAGGAGACTGAATTTCGATGTGCGGTTAAACCAGTATATTAAGATGAATTAGGTAATTCATTATCTGTGACAGTAGCAACATAAAGATATATAATGTCTTTACTTAATATTCCTAGAGAGGCTTCAATATaagaatctcattctttttaactaCCATGTAGTTTTCTTGGTATAGCTAGACCACAGTTTATTTGACCTTTCCTTTTTGATGATTTAGGCTATTTCCAATATTTTGGCTCTTAAAATGTCACAATAAACATCCATCTAGGCATTCTgtgcacatgtgtacatatacCTCTATTGTAACACAAAGCAGTGGAATTCTGGGCAATAtggtatttgcatattttaatgggtttgtttatttttttcctttccatttgtaAAAGCTATTGGAGTATTAGGGATATTTTCCCATTATCTGTTAtggtattgcaaatatttttcttgcaggctatttcttgtttttggatatttaatactttttttctttacgacttctggattttctttcatgcttaagaagaaaatcaaatcacaagactatttaattttttccttaattttccttgcaatattttatttttgtttttcacatttcatctttaatccatctgggatgtatttttgtatatgaggTGAGTAGGAAtctatattcattttattctgaTTGGATAGTCCATGTACTTGATTCTTAGGTTAAAAAAGATCCTTGAAAATGTGtgaaatctttaaataaaaatgctgatagataaatatttgcttaccagtatgattatttccttaggacaaAGTTCAAGCAATAGAATTTCCGAGTCATAGAGTATGCAAAGTATAGAGCTTTTGGTACTTATTGTGAATAGAAGCAAAAAAATGGATACAGCAATTTACTGTCTTATTGAATATGAAAATGGTTACATCCTCAATAAAAGTGAGTATTGTAACTAATATtggttatattttattcatttttcatttgtctttttgccTTCTACTAAGACTGAACAATGCTTATTCTTCACATAGATTTACTTGGTGTGTACCCTCAATTTTCAGGCTATAATAACAACCATTTTGATTTTCAGGCGGCCTTAATTACAAATTGTAAACGATTCGGCTCTTTGGTTATAAGGAGACTCCTTCTGCACTGCTCAGCTGAAACAGGGTCTATAGTGAGGACTTTTGAAGCAGTTTTAGAGAACATAATTTCATGGGAACCCCAAAATGAAGATTCCAAGGCCATATGCACAGAGATTCTGACTTTGtaagagtatgtgtgtgtgtatggggagaTATTTGTCATAAATTTGCATTTGTAATAAGCACTCCAGATAATTATACTGTCAGGAGCTGATTTTTTGAGAGACATCAATTAACTATACAAAGTTATAATAGTTTTATAGACTGACTTTGGGGAATAACCCCTTTCCTGTTGGgttctttttgaaaatgtaagtTATAGTTTCTAGAGAAAtagattatttccaattttatgcAATCAGAAGTAAAACTGGGCCAAGAACACTAGAATTCTAATTAAGTAAACATATATTAAGTACCCACTATGCATGTCACAGCAGTaatcaatagaaatataatgaaatgataaaatataatgaaatgtaacagtctttactttgaaATGGAAAATGCAAAAAGTCCATCTAAGAAATAATGcttaagtatacatatatatatactaaatatatataaaacaatatatgtacatatatacactaaaagGTATAAATACGTATATTtctatacatgtgtatatatttatatatataatatgtgttaTACATGTATTAGTCTTACAAATAATTCTTACATATGTTTCAGGATTGGAGGAGTTAGAGAGAAGGGGATTATTCCCCCAGATCTATTTCTTGCATCACTTTGTGCAATTTACACGTCCCCTGAGAGTCTTCTGAACGGGTAGGGCAGGCCTGCCAGGAGCCTTCAGGGAGAGATCATCTCacaagaggaagaagacaaaACCTCAGTTCTTAGAGCAGCAACTCTGACTACAGCATGACATCTTTTGCTCAAATCTGAACCCTGGTTCAGCTCCCAAAATGGACTCATCAGGTCTGACTCCTATGGAGGAGCTGTCCTGTGGTTGAAAATGGAAGAGGCTGTTTTACTAAGAACTCTGTACATTGTGGCCCAAGCAATCCTGGAACAGTCCCTACCTGTGTTAAGTGTCACTaataaggcagagagagaagcttTAGAAGACAGAGTGGGGGTTCAACACACTGGGAACTCCAGGAAACTCAGTAGGGCTTTTTGGCACTTGAGGGCTCCAGTGCGCCAGCAGCAGCAGGACCAGCAGAGAGCAAGGGGCCCAGCAGAAAAGGCAGCAGGGCCCAGCAGGCATAGCAAGACCCAGGGGAGCCGGGGTGGGGCTCAACAGCAGAGGCCTGGCATGGAAGCCCCCACTTCCCTGCCTATTGGACTTGTCCCTGAGGGCAGGCTGAGTCATGCCCGGACCCTCCCTCAAAACTGATGTTCTGTAGTGGGTTGGGGTTCTGTACGCATAGGTGGGAACAAGAGCCCACCAAGCACAGCTCAGAGTCACCTCATTTCTTcccacagcagccctgtgaggcaAATGTTTTCCCATGAAAAGACTGAGTTTTAATCAAGTGTAGCTACACTAATTGCCAGTTTTATTCCTCTGGCTAAGAGATCCAGAGGTAATTTgaagtttacattttttatagtTCTGTTATTAAGAGTTTATTAAGTGCTTCATTGCCCTTCAAAGGTGATTGACAGGTTCTTTTATCATgtctgtttattttagtttttttgtgaCACAAgtgatacacacatatacacacatatatataattcatttttttggaaaatgagAAGATGCAgttaggcaaaaaaataaaataaaatacagatcacACAGAGATTCACTGTTAACCTTTTGATGTATAATAATCCAGACATTTTTTGCATTATgacatatataaatgtacatataagATATATACAGATagacatatctatatatatcgtTTTTCACTTTACAATATACAATGAGCATCTTTCCatgcaaacaaatgaaacaatCTTATTAAATGAGTGAGACTGGGTCAAAAGATGAAATGTTGGTAGCAAGAATCATATGTAAATCAAAGGAACACTGAAGGATTGGaataaaatagtaacaaataTTTAGCAAGAAAACGCAGACAAAAGGAACCAATGCTGCAATATTAGTAACAGAAAATAGTTGAATTCAGGGAAGAAATGCATTAAATGGGGTAAGGACGGTCCCGAGAATGCCTGTGCTTAGAATGCCGAGCCCGAAATTTCTTTCTCAGACCCCTTATCTCTTCCAAACACCTTTCCATCTCGTCTCCCTCTCTTGTCATTTCTTCATCCTTAATATGCCTATAGTCTATGTCCTCTTTAAATTCCTCGAGAGACTGAAGCAGCCTTTGCCTAaaatttccttctgtttgctGGCGTTCGAATTCTCCATAGGGGcgttcttcctctctctttggcACGTTGCACTTGggctttccttcattttctctgcAGGATTTTTGCATGATGTTGTAGTTTCCTGCCTAAATCCAGGGAGAAAATGTAGAGTAAGattgcttcatttcttttgattCAAGATTGTCAGTTTCTCTTTGAAGCTAGATACTCGCCTAATCTCCCACCCCCGTTACACTGGTCCAGCCCGCCGAAGTTCGAGACAccgccccttcctcccccacccgtTCTCcgccttttttcccctccctcagcAACCCACCATTTCTCCAGCAGACGAAGCTAATGCCCTCCCCGAAGGGCGGGAGAAGGGGAGCAGACAGGGAGTTGAGCTGTGAGGCCGCAAATTTTACCCAGCTCGAACCCTTTCCAACTTCCACCCTCAGAGACTCCGGTCTGATTGCCTTCCTCACACTTACCTGAGACGATTCGGGAtagtttcctcctctttttcttgcCTCGAGATGTCTGTGAACACAGACCCTCAGACCTGCAGACAGAAAGGAAGGGGCGGGCAGGCAGGAGTTCTCCGTGGATCGACCAGCCCCAGAGGAAAGACACACGTTATTATCTTGAATCCAGGATCCTTATCACCGTTGTCGCCCCAATTTACCTACCTCCTGTTTCCCCTCCTGTTCTTATCCCTTCCTACTGgatctctgcccccaccccacctctcacccctcacccctcaccctcAGGCCTAGTCTTGCAAGGGccactgtcccctccctccccactcccccgcATCCCTCTCGCAGCCTAGCATTGAATGAGATGAACTATTTTCAAATTATCTCTAAATTTCTGTCTCCATCTCAGGATTCCAACCTTTCCCCACACACCAGCCCACACCTCATTTCCTTCAACGGAGTtgggaaaagagaagaataaagggaAATCTTGCCAGTCCGAGAGAAGCTGATTATTTCTAAACTACACTAAACCTCTGGGTGACTCTTAAGAGACTTCTACCTACTCCAGCCTCACCCCCCTTCAAAAATACAATTATCTCCGACGAGTTTGCAGGGGTTTGGGGAAAGCAATCCTAGACCTATTCCAGTCCCTACATTTAGCCACTACACCCCCCAAGAGTCCCAGTGGTTCCCTCACACCAACCTGCTgggatttaaagaattaatgtcCTCTTTCTCTTGGCCACAAGCACGAACGCCTGCAGGGCAGTAAGGAGCTGGTACCCAGAGGAGAAAGAAGCCCGGGAATATAAGGACTTCACGTCAGCTCCTGATCACGTGAGGATTATGTCATCCTCCAACTCTGGTGCCCACTTTCCCCTCCCACCAGCTGTGCTGCAGAAGTGGGACGGCTTACCAACCttaccccccctccccctgccccccccaccaggCCCTGTCACTCATTTTTGTCATTGCTAATTCCAGAGGTCAAAAGTGGCCTCTTCTCCCTGTAGTTGGAATTTGTCTTTCTCGAATTACCAGAGAAGGGCTGCATCTTCCCATAGTCATATTAacaattgttaattttttaatcgTTGTGTGGAGAGAGGATTATTCATCCTTTTCTAAACTACAAGAACAGAAAGGTAGCAGtcttccctccacccaccctctccccagtCACTAATAGCCACCATTGTCCTTGCACTTCAATTCTTGCAACCAaattggagggggtggggtaaATTAAGGAAGGAAGTAATGATTGGGATTGTGGTTTTTACTTTTGTTCTGATAATTTCCtattctttccccctttcccccataaacatattatattcttttaataATACGGTGACAATATGTACATTTCAAAAAGAAGATTCAACATAGGAGGATAAAAAGACCCAGCCACCTGTTTCTGTTGCTAAGTCATAAGATAAATATAGACCCTCCAAGCAGCCACATTTTTGGAAGTTTAAAATGTACAGGGCAACTGGAGGCTACCCTTTGGAGGTGCTCCTGAACATGTGAGGCCCTTTCATCAGGTGAGCTCCTGAGTCCATAATCCTACATACTTTGCCCTTAGATTTTCAGATCTCAAAAGTCAGTCATAAAATTTTACTACTTTGATCTCAGTATCATGCCCTCTCTTTCCCAGTTTGTACCATGCCCCTTTATTTCACTCAATATTGTGTTTAAAAGATCCCACCTTTCCTCAACACTTATTTAGAATCCAATAGTTTTTCATCTCTCCCACACATCTCTATCCTATTTATGCTTCCTTAGACCTTACTCAGCCACACTGGGGAATTAGAAGCACTAACAGAAACTGGCCCCATTTAGTCACTTATCATACAAAACTTTGTTGCTAAGGCTTTTGGTACTAATCTAAGTGAATCTGTTGTTGATTGGTTAGCTTGAAATATATGCAACAGAAAGAGGgatgtgttcttttcttttaatgtttttttattttttattttgcctgcgccacgcagcttgtgggatattagttttCCGACTGGGGATTGAACCGGGCCCTTGcaggcagtgagagcatggagtcctaagcactggacaaccagggaattcccaggaatgtgttcttaatatttgtttttaggAAAACAGTGCCTCATTATAAATGCAATGTTGCTACTAACCACTTTGATGTAAATGGttccagaaaatatttaagaggagaaagagaagagatcttaaaatgAGTGGGGCATTGTTATCACAGTTATTAAGGAATGGTTAGTTGTGATAGAGGCAAAAGATTTGTTGGTGGGGTGAAGTCCTGAATCCTCTGTAAACGGCTTTGCATGCAGATCATTagatttatgtgttttttttttccagtttgaaagCAGTCATTCTTTATTAACTGACCAGATTACAAAAATGGTGGTAAATACCATAGTTCATCCTTCTAATAAGCCTGTTTTTCTGGTCTTCCCTGTTGCCAGCATCTCCACCTTCTATAAAATGGGTGGTCTTTTTCTTCATTGTCTTCATGACTGACAAATACCAAGTGCTTCATTCAATAAGTGGTAGGTCTCAAAGATTACCTTCAAAGGATCTCAGGAATCCTTCCAATTCCCACTTTGGCTTCACTGCCACTCCCCTAAGGCAAGCAGCCATAAACTCCAGGACCAATACAACAACATTTACGGCCTCTTTACCTTACTTCTTACCACCTTCCAATAAAATGATGATTCTAAACAATAGATATGATTGTGTCACTGCCCTGCCTTATTTTACTTCATCCTCCAACAATTCTATTAGATCTGGACATCTTTATTTACCTAAACATTTCACAGAATACATCTGCATTTATAAGtaaaagctgttataaaaatacatgcaaatgcaagcaaagtaaaatattgagttatatttaatttgtttccctATTATTGGCTGATGGGACTCATAGGTGAGGACAAAGAGATGTTATGTATCACGAAAAAAATGTCCAATAATTGGGACCTGATACCTTCATAAGACCTCACTATAAAACCCGTCTAAACCAGTGCATCTATGACAATGTCCCAGTTCTTCTCCCAAATCATTGTAAGGAGACAGGTAAGGGTGACAGGTAGAAAAGAACTGTGGGAACCACTGACTTTGTGGGGAGTTCAGTGTTGTTCAttataacaacaataacagcaacaatagtACTTAACACTTAAATAATGCTTCTCATataccaggcactcttctaagcacttcacatatACTAACTGAATTTTACTCATTACTACTCAC of Hippopotamus amphibius kiboko isolate mHipAmp2 chromosome X, mHipAmp2.hap2, whole genome shotgun sequence contains these proteins:
- the TCEAL7 gene encoding transcription elongation factor A protein-like 7 isoform X1, with protein sequence MWNNWNSHSLLNSCLPAPSFLSAGLRVCVHRHLEARKRGGNYPESSQAGNYNIMQKSCRENEGKPKCNVPKREEERPYGEFERQQTEGNFRQRLLQSLEEFKEDIDYRHIKDEEMTREGDEMERCLEEIRGLRKKFRARHSKHRHSRDRPYPI
- the TCEAL7 gene encoding transcription elongation factor A protein-like 7 isoform X2, which codes for MQKSCRENEGKPKCNVPKREEERPYGEFERQQTEGNFRQRLLQSLEEFKEDIDYRHIKDEEMTREGDEMERCLEEIRGLRKKFRARHSKHRHSRDRPYPI